One genomic region from Drosophila busckii strain San Diego stock center, stock number 13000-0081.31 chromosome 3R, ASM1175060v1, whole genome shotgun sequence encodes:
- the LOC108602305 gene encoding uncharacterized protein LOC108602305 isoform X2 → MKFGVEGVQLIDEGNECNEFYCRVELNLLGVRATGVYRCEVSGDAPHFQLDARSGNMSVEALPQNNPLISNFHSMYRFDDFVQVNCSTDFSSLLTKLTWYINGIKASPMDMQPSMDTTIAAHEYNLRRIISQLNFYANDPRFYQLPLRVASPLRLGLELRCVAEIESYPQLRREASLHALLFSDDIELKNQKSLKSGVAWFCAQLMFVATAAAAAISLRWLLMPLTFANGGRKLSHYKMASAMTAADAALCH, encoded by the exons ATGAAGTTCGGCGTGGAGGGCGTGCAATTGATCGATGAAGGCAACGAGTGCAATGAATTCTACTGCCGCGTGGAACTGAATTTATTGGGCGTCCGGGCGACGGGCGTCTACAGGTGCGAAGTGTCCGGCGATGCGCCGCACTTTCAGCTAGACGCACGCTCTGGCAACATGAGCGTTGAGG cGCTACCGCAAAATAATCCGCTAATCAGCAACTTTCACTCGATGTATCGCTTCGATGACTTTGTGCAGGTTAATTGCAGCACCGACTTTTCCAGCTTGCTGACCAAGTTAACCTGGTACATCAATGGCATTAAG GCCTCACCCATGGACATGCAGCCGAGCATGGATACGACAATTGCTGCGCATGAATATAACTTGCGTCGCATTATATCGCAGTTGAATTTTTATGCCAACGATCCGCGCTTTTATCAGCTGCCACTGCGTGTGGCATCGCCGCTGCGTCTGGGTCTGGAGCTGCGCTGTGTGGCTGAGATTGAGAGCTACCCGCAGCTGAGGCGCGAGGCGAGTCTGCATGCGCTGCTGTTTAGCGATGATATCGAATTAAAGAATCAGAAATCGCTTAAATCGG GCGTCGCTTGGTTTTGCGCCCAACTGATGTTTGTGGCAaccgcagcggcggcggccatCAGCCTACGCTGGCTTTTGATGCCACTGACATTTGCAAATGGCGGCCGGAAGTTGTCACACTACAAAATGGCGTCGGCCATGACAGCAGCTGATGCCGCACTCTGCCATTAA